Proteins encoded in a region of the Polypterus senegalus isolate Bchr_013 unplaced genomic scaffold, ASM1683550v1 scaffold_5794, whole genome shotgun sequence genome:
- the LOC120521934 gene encoding zona pellucida sperm-binding protein 3-like has protein sequence MGGCGVTSPAGAQPFVIEAPLQGCGSTVEMLGALIVYTFSLDYNPSPIDGLPIVRTNPAVVQIECQYNRLHNVSSNALNPTWVPYTSTISAEDVLGFSLVIMSSDWSGPSPSNTFFLGDLINLQAPVDSTNHEPLRVFVDRCVATPGSNASAPAYTFIGNNGCFLDSQLTGSNSQFVSPRVAQSVMQFQLDAFRFYGLTTSSIFITCHLKVTLASANVDPLNKDCSYDSALSQWSSVDGNNAVCSCCDTSCANAPPFRRGSGAPKHRRRRASEVSAPAGWQETISVGPLFLEKVSPLSSVSQALSPRQDEVSADSQFQDSILGAVVGVLAVSCVAVLFFTYRKAKGSVNTKQ, from the exons ATGGGTGGATGTGGCGTCACCAGCCCGGCCGGTGCTCAGCCTTTTGTGATCGAAGCGCCTCTGCAGGGCTGCGGGAGCACCGTGGAG AtgctgggagctctcatagtgtACACCTTCTCCCTGGACTACAATCCTTCTCCAATTGATGGTCTTCCCATTGTAAGAACAAATCCAGCTGTGGTGCAGATTGAATGCCAATACAACAG GCTACACAATGTAAGCAGCAATGCTTTAAACCCCACTTGGGTTCCCTACACCTCCACAATATCTGCCGAGGACGTTCTAGGCTTCTCGCTTGTTATAATGAGCA GTGACTGGAGTGGGCCGAGTCCATCCAACACCTTCTTCCTAGGAGACCTCATTAACCTTCAAGCGCCTGTGGACAGCACTAACCATGAGCCTCTCCGTGTCTTTGTGGACCGCTGTGTGGCCACTCCTGGGTCCAATGCATCAGCCCCAGCCTACACCTTCATTGGGAATAATGG GTGTTTCTTAGACAGCCAACTGACAGGCTCCAATTCCCAGTTCGTGTCCCCCAGAGTTGCCCAGTCTGTAATGCAGTTCCAGCTGGATGCCTTCAGGTTTTATGGCCTGACTACTAGTTCA ATCTTCATTACCTGCCATCTGAAGGTGACCTTGGCGTCTGCTAATGTTGATCCTTTGAATAAGGATTGTTCATATGACTCTGCACTGAGCCA GTGGAGCTCAGTGGATGGGAACAATGCTGTCTGTAGCTGCTGTGACACAAGCTGTGCCAACGCCCCTCCCTTCAGGAGGGGCTCTGGTGCCCCTAAACACAGACGCAGGAGAGCAA gtgAAGTGAGTGCACCAGCTGGATGGCAGGAGACCATTTCTGTTGGCCCTCTTTTTCTGGAGAAGGTCTCTCCTTTGTCCTCTGTATCTCAGGCCTTGTCTCCTCGGCAAGATGAAGTCTCTGCAG ACTCCCAATTCCAAGATTCCATCCTTGGTGCTGTTGTAGGTGTCCTGGCTGTCTCCTGTGTGGCTGTGCTATTCTTTACATACAGAAAAGCAAAGGGCTCTGTTAATACTAagcaataa